From a single Brassica rapa cultivar Chiifu-401-42 chromosome A01, CAAS_Brap_v3.01, whole genome shotgun sequence genomic region:
- the LOC103862264 gene encoding AP-4 complex subunit mu, giving the protein MMISQFFVLSQRGDNIVFRDYRAEVPKGSTETFFRKVKFWKEDGNAEAPPIFNVDGVNYFHVKVVGLYFVATTRVNVSPSLVLELLQRIARVIKDYLGVLNEDSFRKNFVLVYELLDEVIDFGYVQTTSTEVLKSYVFNEPIVIAPARLQPIDPAAIFTQGAKRMPGTAVTKSVVANDPSGRRREEIFVDIIEKISVTFSSSGYILTSEIDGTIQMKSYLSGNPEIRIALNEDLNIGRGGRSVYDYRSSSGSGVILDDCNFHESVRLDSFDSDRTLSLVPPDGEFPVMNYRMTQEFKPPFHVNTLIEEAGRLKAEVIIKIRAEFPSDIIANTITVQMPLPNFTSRASFELEPGAAGQKTDFKESNKMLEWSLKKIVGGAEHTLRAKLTFSQEFHGNITKEAGPVSMTFTIPMYNVSKLQVKYLQIAKKSSSYNPYRWVRYVTQANSYVARI; this is encoded by the exons ATGATGATCTCTCAGTTCTTCGTCTTATCTCAACGAGGAGATAACATCGTCTTCCGTGACT ATCGAGCTGAGGTACCCAAAGGAAGTACAGAGACATTCTTCCGTAAAGTCAAGTTCTGGAAGGAGGATGGTAATGCTGAGGCACCACCTATCTTT AATGTAGATGGTGTGAACTACTTCCATGTCAAGGTTGTTGGTCTATACTTTGTTGCGACTACGAGGGTTAATGTTTCACCGTCTCTTGTTTTGGAGCTTCTACAAAGGATCGCTCGTGTTATCAAGGACTACCTCGGTGTCTTGAACGAAGATTCATTCAGGAAAAATTTTGTGCTCGTCTATGAGCTGCTTGATGAAGTTATT GATTTTGGTTATGTGCAAACTACTTCAACCGAGGTTTTGAAGTCCTATGTATTCAACGAGCCAATTGTGATTGCTCCTGCACGCCTTCAACCTATTGATCCTGCTGCCATCTTCACT CAAGGAGCCAAAAGAATGCCTGGAACAGCTGTTACAAAGTCGGTTGTAGCTAATGATCCTAGTGGTCGGAGGAGAGAGGAAATTTTTGTGGACATCATTGAGAAAATCAGTGTTACTTTTAGTTCAAGC GGTTATATACTGACTTCTGAGATTGATGGAACCATTCAAATGAAGAGTTATCTTTCTGGTAATCCGGAAATTCGTATAGCTCTTAATGAAGATCTAAACATAGGAAGAGGTGGAAGATCAGTATATG attaCAGGAGTTCTTCAGGTTCAGGGGTGATACTTGATGATTGTAACTTTCATGAGTCCGTTCGTCTTGATAGCTTTGATTCGGATAGAACTTTGTCCCTG GTTCCACCAGATGGTGAATTTCCAGTTATGAATTACCGTATGACCCAAGAGTTCAAGCCTCCTTTTCATGTTAATACCTTAATTGAAGAGGCCGGACGCCTTAAG GCTGAAGTGATTATCAAAATACGCGCTGAGTTCCCTTCAGACATAATTGCAAACACGATTACTGTCCAGATGCCATTGCCAAATTTTACTTCGAG AGCTAGTTTTGAGTTAGAACCTGGTGCGGCTGGACAGAAGACAGATTTCAAGGAAAGCAACAAAATGCTTGAATGGAGTTTGAAAAAG ATTGTTGGTGGGGCTGAACATACACTGCGTGCAAAGCTGACATTTTCACAGGAGTTTCATG GTAATATCACAAAGGAAGCAGGGCCAGTTAGCATGACCTTCACCATACCGATGTACAATGTTTCTAAACTCCAG GTCAAGTACTTGCAGATAGCAAAGAAATCAAGTAGTTACAATCCATATCGTTGGGTGAGATATGTGACACAGGCCAATTCGTACGTGGCTCGGATATGA
- the LOC103864699 gene encoding glutathione S-transferase T3-like, with the protein MDSHPYMNLNFVDLLQTQQDSGVGSESSPIPLFGMQATEGSNFEPESPVESKVRRTWTPTHDNVLISSWLNTSKDPIIGNEQRNDAFWKRIAAYYSASPKIADCDRRGASQCKNRWHKINEAVGKFCGAFEAATRSKTSGQNETDVLKHAHEIFFNNYKKKFILEHAWKELRHDQKWCDLSSPCAQGDSKRKKLDNGSQSGCSVADEAGTRPPGVKAAKARGKKPIVEGKDVGELQVMLVKKEKMSKMKLLDRFMAKQEPLDDDEIALKKKLIKELLLSN; encoded by the coding sequence ATGGATTCCCATCCGtatatgaatttaaattttgttgatCTTCTTCAAACTCAACAAGATTCTGGCGTTGGTTCAGAATCCTCACCTATTCCTTTATTTGGGATGCAAGCAACCGAAGGTTCAAACTTCGAACCAGAAAGTCCTGTGGAGAGTAAAGTAAGACGCACGTGGACTCCAACACATGACAATGTCCTCATCAGCTCATGGTTGAACACCAGTAAAGACCCTATCATTGGGAATGAGCAACGGAATGATGCTTTCTGGAAGAGGATAGCAGCCTACTACTCGGCTAGTCCTAAAATCGCTGACTGCGACAGAAGAGGGGCATCACAGTGTAAGAATAGGTGGCACAAAATCAACGAAGCAGTGGGGAAGTTTTGTGGAGCTTTTGAAGCAGCGACTCGTTCTAAAACCAGTGGGCAGAACGAGACTGATGTTCTCAAACATGCCCACGAAATCTTCTTCAACAACTACAAAAAGAAGTTCATATTAGAACATGCTTGGAAAGAGCTAAGACATGACCAGAAGTGGTGTGATCTATCTTCGCCTTGCGCTCAAGGAGATTCCAAAAGGAAGAAGCTTGATAACGGTTCGCAGTCAGGGTGCTCTGTAGCTGATGAAGCAGGGACTCGACCCCCTGGTGTTAAGGCTGCAAAAGCCCGTGGGAAGAAACCAATTGTTGAGGGAAAAgacgttggtgagcttcaggtAATGTTGGTTAAGAAGGAGAAGATGTCCAAGATGAAGCTTCTGGACAGGTTCATGGCTAAACAAGAACCTCTAGATGATGATGAAATAGCTCTGAAGAAGAAGTTAATTAAGGAATTGTTGCTGTCTAATTAG
- the LOC103864681 gene encoding glutathione S-transferase T3-like yields MDPLYANSTGFVHSPGFVNLSSSQNTQTIDVESSQFPSFSSQSSVGPKPLERRKWTTKEDLVLISAWLNTSKDPIVGNEQKAGAFWKRIEDYVNASPLLIGCPPRESSQCKQRWGRVNDSMGKFVGSFEAASKNQASGQNENDVMKVAHEIYTNDHGALFILEHCWRELRFDQKWRSQHLSKDGAKDKGKESADKRKDKAEVVVDDDEVRPPGVKASKAAKRRKHGNEVAFDQINDILAVKNDISKKKILSRLLAKPEDTLSDIEVSLKNKLMTEML; encoded by the coding sequence ATGGATCCTCTCTACGCTAACTCTACCGGGTTTGTCCACTCTCCCGGTTTTGTTAACCTCTCATCTTCACAGAACACTCAAACAATAGACGTAGAGTCTTCTCAGTTCCCTAGCTTTAGTAGTCAGAGCTCTGTAGGTCCTAAGCCACTGGAAAGGCGGAAGTGGACGACAAAAGAAGACTTGGTGCTGATCAGTGCTTGGTTGAACACCAGCAAGGATCCGATTGTCGGTAATGAGCAGAAGGCAGGGGCGTTTTGGAAGAGAATAGAGGACTACGTTAACGCCAGCCCTCTGCTCATTGGCTGTCCTCCTAGAGAGTCTAGTCAGTGTAAGCAAAGGTGGGGGAGAGTGAACGACTCGATGGGGAAGTTTGTAGGATCCTTTGAGGCCGCTTCGAAGAACCAAGCCAGTGGCCAAAACGAGAATGATGTAATGAAGGTTGCGCATGAAATCTACACTAATGACCATGGGGCATTGTTCATTCTAGAACATTGTTGGAGGGAACTCAGGTTCGATCAAAAATGGAGATCACAGCACCTGTCCAAAGATGGAGCAAAGGACAAAGGCAAGGAATCTGCGGACAAGAGAAAGGATAAAGCGGAGGTGGTGGTCGACGATGATGAGGTGCGGCCTCCTGGTGTTAAGGCTAGCAAAGCAGCGAAACGGAGGAAGCACGGGAATGAAGTAGCTTTTGATCAAATAAACGACATCCTAGCTGTGAAAAATGACATTTCGAAAAAGAAAATCCTTAGCCGTCTCCTAGCCAAACCAGAAGACACACTATCTGATATTGAAGTCTCTCTTAAGAACAAACTCATGACCGAAATGCTTTGA
- the LOC103864691 gene encoding putative nuclease HARBI1, which produces MASSSHDDDAFDDAFDDVFDDVYDQYFDQAFENLTIRRDQEERRKKRKKRAYIERHREEGHIRLWNDYFSDTPTYPENFFRRRFRMNKSLFMRIVDRLSNEVQYFQQTQDGLGRSSLSPLQKCTAAIRVLAYGSAADAVDEYLRLGETTTRLCVENFVEGIIYLFAGEYLRRPTPADLQRLLHVGEYRGFPGMIGSIDCMHWEWKNCPTAWKGQYSRGSGKPTIVLEAVASYDLWIWHAFFGPPGTLNDINVLDRSPVFDDIINGKAPPVTFSVNGREYHMGYYLTDGIYPNWATFIQSIPQPQGPKAVLFAQNQEAVRKDVERAFGVLQARFAIVKNPALFWDKAKIGKIMRACIILHNMIVENERDGYSLFNVAEFQQVEDNGTSQVDLGFSQEMPTNIANMMHSRQRIRDEPTHHQLKADLVEHVWHKFGSDEDDN; this is translated from the coding sequence atggcttcttcttctcatgATGATGATGCGTTTGATGATGCATTTGATGATGTTTTTGATGATGTCTATGATCAATATTTTGATCAAGCATTTGAGAATTTGACCATTCGtcgtgatcaagaagaacgaagaaagaaaagaaaaaaacgagcGTATATCGAAAGACATCGTGAGGAAGGGCATATTCGTTTATGGAATGATTATTTTAGTGATACTCCAACGTATCCTGAAAATTTCTTCCGACGACGTTTTAGAATGAACAAGTCATTGTTTATGCGGATTGTTGACCGTCTCTCCAACGAAGTTCAATACTTTCAACAAACGCAAGATGGTCTCGGAAGGAGCAGTCTCTCTCCCCTTCAAAAGTGTACTGCAGCGATTCGTGTCTTGGCATATGGTTCTGCGGCTGATGCGGTCGACGAATACCTCCGGCTCGGTGAAACAACAACTCGGTTATGCGTGGAAAATTTCGTCGAAGggattatatatttgtttgccGGTGAGTACCTCAGAAGACCGACACCGGCTGATCTTCAACGTCTACTTCATGTTGGAGAGTATCGAGGATTTCCCGGAATGATTggaagcatcgattgtatgcactgggagtggaagaattgtcccaccgcttggaaagggcaATATTCTCGTGGTTCGGGTAAACCAACAATTGTTTTGGAGGCGGTTGCTTCATATGATCTCTGGATATGGCACGCGTTTTTTGGACCTCCAGGTACGTTaaacgatatcaatgttcttgatcgctcgcctgtttttgatgacattataAACGGTAAAGCTCCTCCAGTCACTTTCTCTGTCAATGGAAGAGAGTATCATATGGGTTACTATCTCACCGATGGGATCTATCCAAATTGGGCAACTTTTATCCAATCAATTCCACAACCACAAGGGCCGAAAGCTGTTTTATTTGCTCAAAATCAGGAAGCTGTccgaaaagatgtcgagcgtGCATTTGGAGTATTGCAAGCTCGTTTCGCTATTGTCAAAAATCCAGCGCTGTTTTGGGACAAAGCCAAAATTGGGAAGATTATGAGAGCGTGTATCATACTACATAATATGATTGTAGAAAACGAAAGAGATGGATACAGTCTATTTAATGTTGCGGAGTTCCAACAAGTAGAAGACAACGGAACTTCACAAGTCGATCTCGGTTTTTCACAGGAAATGCCTACAAATATCGCCAATATGATGCATTCTCGACAAAGAATTCGTGATGAACCAACGCATCACCAACTAAAAGCTGATTTGGTTGAACATGTATGGCATAAATTCGGATCTGATGAAGACGACAACTGA
- the LOC117132997 gene encoding uncharacterized protein LOC117132997, producing the protein MDPAEERREMKRQKEQYMMLQCAADAQYGIPTRCLCGSRIINEVRGKEEYDSLPGKRFFTCKNYEDDGLHFRHPWVFGVQEEIESLTKRVKESEEVILLVAKLNKQIETLAEQVHDLNVKVRVLQKVCFD; encoded by the exons ATGGACCCcgcagaagagagaagagagatgaAGAGGCAAAAGGAGCAATACATGATGCTTCAATGCGCGGCTGATGCGCAATACGGGATTCCGACGAGGTGTCTGTGTGGTTCGCGGATCATTAACGAGGTTCGTGGAAAGGAGGAGTACGACAGCCTTCCTGGGAAGCGCTTTTTCACGTGCAAGAACTACGAG GATGATGGGTTGCATTTTCGTCATCCTTGGGTGTTTGGTGTCCAGGAGGAGATCGAGAGTCTAACAAAACGTGTGAAGGAGTCCGAGGAGGTGATTCTTTTGGTGGCAAAACTCAATAAACAGATTGAAACACTGGCG GAACAGGTTCACGACCTCAATGTCAAAGTACGTGTCCTACAGAAGGTCTGCTTCGACTAA
- the LOC103862275 gene encoding ubiquitin carboxyl-terminal hydrolase 16, with protein MLLVLDLGLSSLVLVISLLAIPLVGFVVRRQWRLAALRREEIRRLLIHASEEAARVEREASVEFSFAPVVANSFYCPVCYCPALTRCSRCKAVRYCSGKCQIIHWRQGHKDECQPASITYNTDDEKSDSDLNFGEGNEGLTRDEAVLLHSEAATVPIREAIISEPARSSEDVSGESADNKDDLIDKEEAVSVAETSGSSFSGFSSSPRNDSSDDTSLGECLSSSDSEISEPLLDAHVSVASEETCFSNIDDVPSKPLSPKFVHLVESVDNLANMPKLNLLKPGGNAGQNQRQSSSLLVPDRLPGSAHPKSADPALVKSSDFWGTALGSAECVIENRDSSKSGELGKSSLHVSFGSSRDTSAGKVSENRNFISEETPRTASGTPNFYDEVNNRKERTAKRSDEAEISLQSLSSIKAPLPLNPTGLSTVTLRKSKSTSTGSGVVLAPLKVAEVQLLASKTTKARESPDVVKQSAVGADSGRVIDHQKQNGVAVRRINSLNGKSGLKASVLKVVDQWTKPKSLAENEMAGRHGHKWLFSYELFVKLYTNKTELQPCGLINSGNSCFANVVFQCLMFTPPLTTYFLQRYHSRACPNKEQCFTCGFENLVLKATEGKSSLSPNGLLLQLQNIGISLGNGKQEDAHEFLRFVVDTMQSLCIKASEYDMPKTRKLEDTTLIGLTFGGYLRSKIKCMKCQEKSERREKMMDLTVEIDGDISTLEDALRRFTRTEILDGENKYKCGSCKSYERAKKKLKITEPPNVLTIALKRFQSGKFGKLNKLVRFPETLDLAPYVSGGSEKSHDYKLYGVIVHLDVMNAAFSGHYVCYIRNSQNKWYKADDNTVVTSDVERVLTKGAYMLFYARCSPMPPRLVVCNKTEASTNKKRSVPPPVPKATVSRSVSTAGPVSSSNAPGGDRSGNIQSFYSSFQRLQRILEEDSSSDSSSLFDSNSDECSCSTDSTSMDDFADFIFGDHQGRAHGHSEAPSPTSSSSSLSPPFTRHSRLGDSSRYSPETCRASRHHHRGER; from the exons ATGCTCCTCGTCTTGGATCTAGGGCTCTCTAGTCTAGTCCTTGTGATCTCTCTGCTAGCTATACCTCTGGTTGGCTTCGTTGTTCGCCGCCAGTGGAGGCTCGCGGCTCTGAGAAGGGAGGAGATCAGGAGACTTCTTATTCATGCTTCTGAGGAGGCTGCTAGGGTGGAGCGAGAGGCCTCTGTCGAGTTCTCTTTTGCTCCCGTCGTCGCTAATAGCTTCTATTGCCCTGTTTGCTATTGTCCTGCTTTGACTCGGTGCTCTCGTTGCAAAGCCGTTCGTTATTG ttcCGGGAAATGTCAAATCATCCACTGGCGGCAAGGTCACAAAGATGAATGTCAGCCTGCTTCCATCACATATAATACAGACGATGAGAAAAGCGACTCTGATTTGAATTTTGGAGAAGGAAATGAAGGGCTTACTCGCGATGAAGCTGTATTGCTGCATTCAGAAGCAGCTACTGTACCAATCAGGGAAGCAATAATTTCTGAGCCTGCCAGATCTTCTGAAGATGTGAGTGGAGAAAGTGCAGATAACAAAGATGACCTTATAGATAAGGAAGAAGCTGTTTCTGTTGCCGAAACATCTGGATCCTCGTTTTCTGGCTTTTCCTCCTCACCCCGTAATGACTCTAGTGATgatacttctcttggtgagtGCCTTAGTTCATCTGATTCCGAGATATCGGAGCCCTTGCTGGATGCTCATGTTTCTGTAGCGTCAGAGGAGACCTGTTTCAGCAATATTGATGATGTTCCATCTAAGCCGCTGTCTCCTAAATTTGTGCATTTGGTTGAGTCTGTAGATAACCTTGCTAATATGCCTAAATTGAATCTGCTTAAACCTGGGGGTAATGCTGGGCAGAACCAGAGGCAATCAAGTAGCTTACTCGTTCCGGATAGGCTTCCAGGATCAGCTCACCCAAAATCAGCTGACCCGGCTCTTGTGAAGTCATCTGATTTTTGGGGTACGGCTCTTGGATCAGCAGAATGTGTAATTGAGAATCGTGATAGTTCTAAATCTGGTGAACTTGGTAAATCCTCTCTGCATGTATCCTTTGGCTCTTCTAGAGACACCTCAGCTGGTAAAGTTTCTGAGAATAGGAATTTCATTTCAGAAGAAACTCCCAGGACTGCATCCGGGACTCCGAATTTTTATGATGAAGTGAATAATAGAAAAGAAAGAACTGCTAAAAGATCTGATGAAGCTGAAATTTCACTACAAAGTTTGTCTTCTATCAAGGCGCCACTTCCTTTGAATCCTACTGGTTTGTCCACTGTGACCCTTCGTAAGTCAAAGAGCACCAGTACTGGAAGTGGCGTTGTGTTGGCCCCTCTGAAGGTTGCGGAAGTCCAACTTTTGGCATCCAAGACCACAAAGGCGAGGGAGAGTCCTGATGTTGTGAAACAATCTGCTGTAGGTGCAGATTCTGGAAGAGTTATTGACCATCAGAAACAGAATGGTGTTGCCGTTCGCCGTATAAATTCTCTAAATGGAAAAAGTGGTTTGAAGGCATCAGTACTGAAAGTTGTAGACCAGTGGACTAAACCGAAGTCATTAGCTGAGAATGAGATGGCAGGAAGACATGGTCATAAG TGGCTCTTTTCATATGAATTGTTTGTTAAGCTGTATACGAATAAAACTGAGCTCCAGCCTTGTGGCCTCATCAATTCTGGCAATAG CTGCTTTGCTAATGTTGTCTTCCAATGCCTGATGTTCACTCCTCCTCTGACTACATACTTCCTCCAGCGATATCATTCTAGAGCAT GTCCAAACAAAGAACAATGCTTCACCTGTGGGTTTGAGAACCTGGTCTTAAAGGCAACAGAAGGGAAGTCTTCACTGTCCCCCAATGGGTTGCTGTTACAGCTGCAGAATATTGGAATCTCTCTTGGGAATGGCAAGCAAGAGGATGCACATGAATTTCTTAG GTTTGTTGTCGACACAATGCAGTCACTGTGTATCAAGGCATCTGAATATGATATGCCAAAGACTAGGAAACTAGAGGATACAACTTTAATTGGTTTGACTTTCGGCGGATACCTCCGGTCAAAG ATTAAATGTATGAAATGTCAAGAGAAATCGGAGCGGCGTGAGAAAATGATGGATCTAACGGTTGAAATTGATGGGGATATTAGCACCTTGGAGGATGCTTTGCGTCGATTTACAAGGACTGAAATATTGGATGGAGAAAACAAATACAAATGTGGCAG TTGTAAATCCTATGAGAGAgccaaaaagaaactaaaaatcACAGAGCCTCCGAATGTCCTTACTATTGCACTAAAACGATTCCAG TCAGGGAAATTTGGGAAGCTCAATAAGTTGGTTAGGTTTCCAGAAACGCTGGATTTGGCTCCATATGTCAGCGGTGGAAGTGAAAAATCACATGACTACAAACTCTATGGAGTTATTGTTCACTTGGATGTAATGAATGCAGCATTTTCTGGTCACTATGTCTGCTATATTAGAAACAGCCAAAACAAGTGGTACAAGGCTGATGATAATACG GTAGTAACTTCTGATGTTGAAAGGGTCTTGACAAAGGGAGCGTATATGTTGTTCTACGCAAG GTGCTCTCCAATGCCTCCAAGATTAGTAGTATGTAATAAAACTGAAGCATCTACCAATAAAAAACGCAGTGTGCCGCCGCCGGTACCAAAGGCTACTGTGTCAAGGTCTGTGTCTACCGCAGGTCCTGTGTCTTCTTCCAACGCTCCCGGTGGTGACAGATCCGGCAATATACAGTCGTTTTATTCCAGCTTCCAGAGGCTGCAGAGAATTTTAGAAGAGGACTCGTCGAGTGACAGTTCTTCTCTGTTTGACAGCAACTCAGATGAATGCTCTTGTAGCACAGACAGTACAAGCATGGACGACTTCGCTGACTTCATTTTTGGAGATCATCAAGGACGGGCTCACGGACATTCCGAGGCTCCCTCTCCGACATCATCCTCTTCCTCGCTTTCTCCTCCCTTCACAAGGCACTCGCGGCTAGGTGACTCGAGTCGTTATTCTCCAGAAACTTGCCGAGCCTCAAGACATCATCACAGAGGAGAAAGGTAA
- the LOC103862285 gene encoding mitochondrial uncoupling protein 4: MGVKSFVEGGIASVVAGCSTHPLDLIKVRLQLHGEASAVTLLRPALAFHNSPPAFLETTHSVPKVGPISLGINLVKTEGAAALFSGVSATLLRQTLYSTTRMGLYEVLKNKWTDPESGKLSLTRKIAAGLVGGGIGAAVGNPADVAMVRMQADGRLPVSERRNYAGVGDAIKRMAKQEGVVSLWRGSALTINRAMIVTAAQLASYDQFKEGMVESGAMKDGLGTHVVASFAAGIVAAVASNPVDVIKTRVMNMKVEARGGEAQYKGAWDCAVKTVRAEGPMALYKGFVPTVCRQGPFTVVLFVTLEQVKKLLRDF, from the coding sequence ATGGGAGTCAAAAGTTTCGTGGAAGGTGGGATCGCCTCTGTAGTCGCCGGCTGCTCCACTCACCCTCTCGATCTCATCAAGGTTCGCCTTCAGCTCCACGGCGAAGCTTCCGCCGTCACTCTCCTCCGTCCAGCTCTCGCTTTCCACAATTCTCCTCCAGCTTTTCTCGAGACGACTCATTCAGTCCCTAAAGTAGGACCCATCTCCCTCGGAATCAACCTCGTCAAAACCGAAGGCGCCGCCGCGCTTTTCTCCGGCGTCTCCGCCACACTCCTCCGTCAGACTCTCTACTCCACCACCAGGATGGGTCTCTACGAGGTGCTGAAAAACAAATGGACTGATCCCGAGTCCGGTAAGCTGAGTCTCACTCGTAAAATCGCCGCCGGATTAGTCGGCGGCGGGATCGGAGCCGCCGTCGGGAACCCAGCTGACGTGGCGATGGTAAGGATGCAAGCGGACGGGAGGCTTCCCGTCTCGGAGCGTCGTAACTACGCGGGCGTAGGAGACGCGATCAAGAGGATGGCGAAGCAAGAAGGCGTGGTGAGCCTGTGGCGCGGCTCGGCTCTGACGATCAACAGGGCGATGATAGTGACGGCGGCGCAGCTCGCGTCGTACGATCAGTTCAAGGAAGGGATGGTGGAGAGCGGGGCGATGAAAGATGGGCTCGGGACTCACGTGGTGGCGAGTTTCGCGGCGGGGATCGTGGCGGCTGTTGCGTCGAATCCGGTGGATGTGATAAAGACGAGGGTGATGAATATGAAGGTGGAGGCGCGTGGTGGGGAGGCTCAGTACAAAGGCGCGTGGGATTGTGCGGTGAAGACGGTTAGAGCGGAAGGACCGATGGCTCTTTATAAAGGGTTTGTTCCTACGGTTTGTAGGCAAGGACCTTTCACTGTTGTGCTCTTTGTTACGTTGGAGCAAGTCAAGAAGCTGCTTCGTGATTTTTGA